In one Pirellulales bacterium genomic region, the following are encoded:
- a CDS encoding NADH-quinone oxidoreductase subunit J, producing MTSDQMFYVVTTILAALGLWLMLPRGRAIGFSLGAVLVAIALGLYASRVPSVSGWVSQSVFFVLGAMTLGAAVGTVTSRNPVYCAIWFALSLLAASGLLMIQGAQFLGVATVVVYAGAILVTFLFVLMLAQPEGHAYYDRVSWEGHLAAISGAAMVGVLTLTTASVLSSPGVLAEAQRTADAAAAELPPAPPATAAAPSLTSDDPSPKLEKATDPPPPALPAVDPRLVQLRRGVLAEQHMAHLGGQLFSRHLVAVEVAGTLLMVALVAAVAIVAHGRGVETLTTELQIRNRRPAPTNGRA from the coding sequence ATGACTTCCGACCAGATGTTTTACGTTGTCACGACGATTCTCGCGGCCCTGGGGCTGTGGTTGATGCTCCCGCGCGGCCGCGCAATCGGCTTTTCGCTCGGCGCAGTGCTGGTGGCGATCGCCCTGGGGCTGTATGCCTCGCGCGTGCCGTCGGTCAGCGGCTGGGTGAGCCAGAGCGTGTTCTTCGTGCTGGGCGCAATGACGCTCGGTGCGGCCGTCGGCACGGTCACCAGTCGCAACCCTGTCTACTGTGCGATCTGGTTCGCCCTGTCGCTGTTGGCGGCCTCGGGCCTGCTCATGATTCAAGGCGCCCAGTTCCTGGGTGTGGCGACGGTCGTCGTGTATGCCGGGGCCATCCTGGTCACGTTCCTCTTCGTGCTCATGCTCGCTCAGCCGGAAGGCCACGCGTACTACGACCGCGTGAGCTGGGAGGGCCACCTGGCGGCGATCAGCGGCGCGGCGATGGTCGGTGTGCTGACGTTGACGACGGCCAGCGTGCTGAGTTCGCCGGGCGTGCTGGCCGAGGCCCAGCGCACGGCCGACGCGGCCGCGGCCGAATTGCCGCCGGCTCCGCCCGCCACTGCAGCCGCGCCGTCGCTCACCAGCGACGATCCGAGTCCGAAGCTGGAAAAAGCCACCGATCCGCCGCCCCCGGCCCTGCCGGCCGTCGATCCGCGATTGGTCCAGTTGCGCCGCGGTGTGTTGGCCGAGCAGCACATGGCGCACCTCGGCGGGCAGTTGTTCAGCCGCCACCTCGTGGCCGTCGAGGTCGCCGGTACGTTGCTGATGGTCGCACTGGTGGCGGCCGTGGCAATCGTGGCGCACGGTCGCGGTGTCGAGACCCTGACGACCGAACTGCAAATTCGCAATCGGCGGCCCGCGCCGACCAACGGGAGGGCCTAG
- a CDS encoding NADH-quinone oxidoreductase subunit N → MDYLTNDTIAYLAPEILLLGVATVIYVAGAFAHLRTGATALGILGMVLAAGIMTQVSGSDLHGPIAGDAFGQFIRWLALGAGGLFLLATSREAHRLQGSEYVGSIVLATVGLMLIGSANELALLFLGLELISMPTYLLLYLGRRDISSQESALKYFFLNILASAVMLYGFSFLYGVGGSTDLHELRTALANGEVAIESWRPLLSLGMVLVFAGLGFKVAAAPFHFYAPDVYQGTTNANAGLLSVLPKIGGFVVLVRVLLIALPGLEPFGWRVTLILAALTMTLGNILALWQTNIRRLLAYSSIAHSGYIMIGLAVAFAAQRGATTSPAFDGVAAMLIYMAVYVIATVGTFAALAYLGGETRDIDTVDELNGLHRHRPAIAAALAVFMFSLAGVPPLAGFLGKWAVFGSALTIDSGASAGLRNWFVGLAIIGVLNAAIGAVYYLRIVDAIYFSAPAKEPAAEGGQGAAFCALAAGVLVVLTMIFGGRIWDGALRASGSLRARAAEPASAAADPAREREPARKTEPPSKTEPPSKTVEADASARSKAVSAVGIHGMPRTADAEIAQAE, encoded by the coding sequence ATGGATTATTTGACGAACGACACGATCGCCTATCTGGCGCCGGAAATCCTGCTGCTCGGCGTGGCGACCGTGATCTACGTGGCGGGGGCCTTTGCACACCTGCGCACGGGGGCCACGGCACTGGGCATCCTGGGTATGGTCCTGGCCGCGGGGATCATGACTCAAGTCTCGGGCAGCGACCTGCACGGCCCGATCGCTGGCGACGCCTTTGGCCAGTTCATTCGTTGGCTGGCGCTGGGGGCCGGCGGCCTGTTCCTGCTGGCCACGTCGCGCGAGGCGCATCGCCTGCAGGGGAGCGAATACGTCGGTTCGATCGTGCTGGCCACCGTCGGTCTGATGTTGATCGGCTCGGCTAACGAATTGGCCCTGTTGTTCCTGGGGCTCGAACTGATTTCGATGCCGACCTACTTGCTGCTGTACCTCGGCCGGCGCGATATCAGCTCGCAGGAATCGGCCCTGAAGTATTTCTTCCTCAACATTCTGGCCTCGGCCGTGATGCTCTACGGCTTCAGCTTCCTCTACGGCGTCGGCGGCTCGACCGATCTGCACGAGTTGCGTACGGCGCTGGCCAATGGCGAGGTAGCGATCGAGTCGTGGCGGCCGTTGCTGAGCCTCGGCATGGTGCTGGTGTTCGCGGGCCTGGGCTTCAAGGTCGCCGCGGCGCCGTTTCACTTCTATGCCCCCGACGTCTACCAAGGCACCACGAATGCCAATGCGGGGTTGCTCTCGGTGCTCCCCAAGATCGGCGGCTTCGTGGTCCTGGTGCGGGTGCTGCTGATCGCCTTGCCGGGGCTCGAGCCGTTCGGCTGGCGCGTGACGCTGATCCTGGCCGCGTTGACCATGACCCTGGGCAACATCCTGGCACTCTGGCAGACGAATATCCGCCGGCTGCTGGCCTATTCGTCGATCGCGCACTCGGGCTACATCATGATTGGCCTGGCGGTCGCCTTTGCGGCCCAGCGCGGGGCGACCACCTCGCCGGCCTTCGACGGCGTGGCCGCGATGCTGATTTACATGGCCGTGTACGTCATCGCCACAGTCGGCACCTTCGCGGCCTTGGCTTACCTGGGAGGCGAGACACGGGACATCGATACCGTCGACGAGCTGAACGGCCTCCATCGACATCGACCGGCCATCGCCGCGGCCCTTGCGGTGTTCATGTTCAGTCTGGCGGGCGTGCCACCCCTGGCTGGCTTTCTCGGCAAGTGGGCCGTCTTCGGCTCCGCCTTGACGATTGATTCAGGCGCCAGCGCCGGCCTGCGCAACTGGTTCGTAGGTCTGGCCATCATCGGCGTGCTCAACGCGGCCATCGGCGCGGTGTACTACCTGCGCATCGTGGACGCGATCTATTTCAGTGCACCCGCGAAAGAACCGGCGGCCGAAGGCGGGCAGGGTGCTGCGTTTTGCGCCCTGGCCGCGGGCGTACTCGTCGTTCTGACGATGATTTTCGGCGGACGGATCTGGGATGGCGCCTTGCGGGCCAGCGGTTCGCTACGTGCACGAGCGGCTGAACCCGCCAGCGCGGCGGCCGATCCCGCTCGCGAGCGTGAACCGGCTCGCAAGACTGAACCGCCGAGCAAGACTGAACCGCCGAGCAAGACTGTGGAGGCCGATGCTTCGGCTCGCTCGAAGGCCGTCTCTGCGGTCGGCATCCACGGAATGCCCCGCACGGCGGACGCCGAGATCGCCCAGGCCGAATAG
- a CDS encoding NADH-quinone oxidoreductase subunit I produces MKPDDPRIQWVDEPPLGLAGRMYLPLVVQGLAVTTRHLFSKKVTQSFPEQRPQFGNPLIYRGVHRLNKDDQGRVKCVACFLCATACPAHCIDIIAAESPWPDREKYPESFTIDELRCIFCGMCEEACPVDAIELTSLFDLTGRSREEMVFDKEKLLSVYDMTKDAEPMRSVSGVDPVQPA; encoded by the coding sequence ATGAAACCTGACGATCCGCGAATTCAATGGGTGGATGAGCCGCCGCTCGGGCTGGCGGGCAGGATGTATCTGCCGCTGGTCGTGCAGGGCCTGGCCGTGACCACCCGGCACCTGTTCTCGAAGAAGGTCACACAAAGCTTTCCCGAGCAGCGCCCGCAGTTCGGCAATCCGCTGATCTATCGCGGCGTGCACCGGCTGAACAAGGACGACCAGGGTCGCGTCAAGTGCGTGGCCTGCTTCCTGTGTGCCACGGCGTGCCCCGCGCATTGCATCGACATCATCGCCGCGGAAAGCCCCTGGCCGGATCGGGAAAAATACCCCGAGAGCTTCACGATCGACGAACTGCGGTGCATCTTCTGTGGCATGTGCGAAGAGGCCTGCCCGGTCGATGCCATCGAGCTGACAAGCTTGTTCGACCTGACCGGCCGCAGCCGCGAAGAAATGGTGTTCGACAAGGAAAAACTGTTGAGCGTTTACGACATGACCAAAGACGCTGAGCCGATGCGTTCGGTCTCGGGCGTCGACCCGGTGCAGCCCGCATGA
- the nuoK gene encoding NADH-quinone oxidoreductase subunit NuoK: protein MANELAILQNLLFIGAVLFGLGLVGFLCRRNMIVMFLCAEMMLQGVSLSLVAWGRYHNDWGGQLLTIFILTVAACEAGIALALVVMLYNASGKLDIAFWQKTREDNLPAFFDDELPELPPPSARWPRLTPAGIEPAQPEEEIAFRHHV, encoded by the coding sequence ATGGCCAACGAACTCGCCATCCTGCAAAACCTGCTGTTCATCGGTGCCGTGCTGTTTGGACTCGGCCTGGTGGGCTTTTTGTGCCGGCGCAACATGATCGTGATGTTCCTGTGCGCAGAGATGATGCTGCAGGGCGTCTCGCTGAGCCTCGTGGCCTGGGGGCGCTATCACAACGACTGGGGCGGGCAACTGCTGACGATCTTCATCCTCACCGTCGCGGCCTGCGAAGCCGGCATCGCGCTGGCCCTGGTCGTGATGCTCTACAACGCCAGCGGCAAGCTCGATATCGCTTTCTGGCAAAAGACCCGCGAGGACAACCTGCCAGCGTTCTTCGACGACGAGCTGCCCGAATTGCCGCCGCCCAGCGCCCGCTGGCCGCGGCTCACTCCGGCCGGCATAGAACCGGCTCAACCCGAAGAAGAGATTGCGTTCCGCCATCATGTCTAA
- the nuoH gene encoding NADH-quinone oxidoreductase subunit NuoH translates to MTALAVETLIKIAVFLFAMMTAAAYLVLLERWICAWVQDRQGPNRVGVPLTNIKLFGLGQPLADGIKMIMKQEYTPKHVDTVVYYLAPVTILAAALGIFAVIPWGSYIPATPSLGIEKPVSLVIAPNVDVGLVFVFAVSSLAVYGVILGGWASNNKYSFIGALRSSAQLIAYELPLGLGILGVVLVTGSLRLEEIMREQIDARMWFVFSQPLGFLVFLVAAFAESARLPFDLPECEQELIGGYHTEYSGIRLLMYLIAEFLHMVTASFLIVVLYLGGWHFDPLTGSDWVTNDWIEAILRIVVLTVKVLAVIVFFMIVRWSWPRFRFDQLMTLAWKVMLPLGLVNLFVTAALVEYGSTLSQHYGDENAGLIQLAVSWGALIVSCVAAALAAPLASDNRPRIGLPQPVKRPRAGSLN, encoded by the coding sequence ATGACGGCCCTGGCCGTAGAAACCCTGATCAAGATCGCGGTGTTCCTGTTCGCGATGATGACGGCAGCCGCCTACCTGGTGCTGCTCGAGCGCTGGATCTGCGCCTGGGTGCAGGACCGCCAAGGGCCAAATCGCGTCGGCGTGCCGTTGACGAACATCAAGCTGTTCGGCCTCGGTCAGCCGCTGGCCGACGGCATCAAGATGATCATGAAGCAGGAGTACACGCCCAAGCACGTCGATACGGTCGTCTATTACCTGGCCCCGGTGACGATTCTCGCCGCGGCGCTGGGCATCTTCGCCGTGATCCCCTGGGGCAGCTACATCCCGGCCACGCCGTCGCTGGGCATCGAGAAGCCCGTTTCGCTCGTCATTGCTCCGAACGTCGACGTGGGCCTGGTCTTCGTCTTCGCCGTCAGCAGCCTGGCGGTCTACGGCGTGATCCTCGGCGGCTGGGCGAGCAACAACAAGTACAGTTTTATCGGGGCCCTGCGCTCGAGCGCCCAATTGATCGCCTACGAACTGCCCCTGGGCCTGGGCATCCTCGGCGTCGTGCTGGTCACGGGTTCGTTGCGGCTCGAAGAGATCATGCGCGAGCAGATCGATGCGCGGATGTGGTTCGTGTTCTCGCAGCCGCTGGGGTTCCTGGTGTTCCTCGTGGCGGCCTTCGCCGAAAGCGCCCGCTTGCCGTTCGACTTGCCCGAATGCGAGCAGGAATTGATCGGCGGCTATCACACCGAGTATTCGGGCATCCGGTTGCTGATGTACTTGATCGCCGAGTTCCTGCACATGGTCACGGCCTCGTTCCTGATCGTCGTGCTGTATCTCGGCGGTTGGCATTTCGACCCGTTGACCGGCAGCGATTGGGTAACGAACGACTGGATCGAAGCGATCCTGCGGATCGTCGTGCTGACGGTCAAGGTGCTTGCCGTGATCGTGTTCTTCATGATCGTGCGCTGGAGCTGGCCGCGGTTCCGGTTCGATCAATTGATGACGCTGGCCTGGAAGGTGATGCTGCCCCTGGGCCTGGTGAACCTGTTCGTCACGGCGGCGCTGGTCGAATACGGTTCGACCTTGTCGCAGCACTACGGCGACGAGAACGCCGGACTGATTCAATTGGCCGTCAGTTGGGGCGCGCTGATCGTGTCGTGCGTCGCGGCGGCGCTGGCCGCACCGCTGGCCAGCGACAATCGGCCGCGCATCGGACTGCCCCAACCGGTGAAGCGCCCGCGCGCCGGCTCGTTGAATTGA
- the nuoL gene encoding NADH-quinone oxidoreductase subunit L, producing the protein MSNLDLLLVLIPALPLAAALLTGALGKNLLREQSHLPALIAMPCAFVLSLALLFQVAAQVGPAEHHGAEHAAAAEGHAAENGAANHAAAKTATIGYEHTYTLWTWANIADAERLGGENTAATGPRDFTIDITLRADPLTCIMLSMVTFVSSLVVLYSVGYMHHDPGYWRFFAYVSLFVFSMTMLVSVSNFALLYVFWEAVGVCSYLLIGFWFQKPEAAAAGKKAFLVNRVGDFGFALGVFLIWTTYGTLNFHDTVVPGAEGAADTVVSGVLGQSRLALGSAGYVGGSVGMAICLLLLLGACGKSAQFPLHTWLPDAMEGPTPVSALIHAATMVTAGVYMVTRCTPLFMAAPDAQQVVAVVGGFTALLAGLIALTQNDLKRVLAYSTVSQLGFMFLGLGTGSLLGIVGGMFHLFTHAFFKALLFLGAGSVMHAMGNVIDMRRFGGLRQVMPYTHWTFLIGCLALAGVLPFAGFWSKDMILDAVHVRAHDGGLFQYLYWAAVFTATLTAFYTFRAFLMTFYGEERIPEEAGHHAHESPPAMTMPLVILAVCSVVVGAYFEWTHGFAHMLAAAPSLAFAPMADTPQPAGLNKEVAATSTLVALAGIGLAMFLYLGDRSHVKTLGRVLQPLYLLSYGKFFFDEIYDLLVVWPLRVLAGLSYFLDRVLIDGLVNLVAQVPRGFGWVFRSLQTGMVQFYALAMVLGLLVLAGTLLLWPGP; encoded by the coding sequence ATGTCTAATCTCGATCTCTTGCTGGTGCTGATCCCGGCCTTGCCGCTGGCCGCCGCGCTGCTGACCGGCGCCCTAGGCAAGAACTTGCTGCGCGAACAATCGCACCTGCCTGCCCTGATCGCCATGCCTTGTGCCTTCGTGCTCAGCCTGGCGCTGCTGTTCCAGGTTGCCGCCCAGGTCGGGCCCGCCGAACACCACGGCGCCGAACACGCCGCGGCAGCCGAGGGTCACGCGGCAGAAAACGGCGCAGCGAACCACGCCGCCGCGAAGACGGCCACCATCGGCTACGAACACACCTATACGCTTTGGACTTGGGCCAACATCGCCGATGCTGAACGGCTCGGCGGCGAAAACACCGCCGCCACGGGCCCGCGCGATTTCACGATCGACATCACGCTCCGGGCCGACCCGTTGACGTGCATCATGCTGTCGATGGTCACGTTCGTGTCGTCGTTGGTGGTGCTCTATTCGGTCGGCTACATGCACCACGACCCGGGCTACTGGCGATTTTTCGCCTACGTGTCGCTGTTCGTGTTCTCGATGACGATGCTCGTCTCGGTGAGCAATTTCGCGCTGCTCTACGTGTTCTGGGAAGCGGTGGGCGTGTGCAGCTATTTGCTGATCGGCTTCTGGTTCCAGAAGCCCGAGGCCGCTGCGGCCGGCAAGAAGGCGTTCCTGGTCAACCGCGTGGGCGACTTCGGTTTTGCCCTGGGCGTGTTCTTGATCTGGACCACCTATGGCACGCTCAATTTCCACGACACGGTCGTGCCCGGCGCCGAGGGCGCTGCCGATACGGTCGTATCGGGTGTGCTCGGCCAGAGCCGGCTGGCCCTGGGCTCGGCCGGTTATGTGGGCGGCAGCGTGGGAATGGCGATTTGCCTGTTGTTGTTGCTGGGCGCTTGCGGCAAGAGTGCCCAGTTTCCGCTGCATACCTGGTTGCCCGACGCGATGGAAGGCCCGACGCCCGTCAGTGCGCTGATCCACGCGGCGACGATGGTCACGGCCGGCGTGTACATGGTCACCCGGTGTACGCCGCTCTTTATGGCCGCGCCCGACGCTCAGCAGGTCGTGGCCGTGGTGGGCGGGTTTACGGCGCTGCTGGCCGGGTTGATTGCCCTGACGCAGAACGACCTGAAGCGGGTCCTGGCCTATTCGACCGTCAGCCAGTTGGGCTTCATGTTTCTGGGGCTCGGCACCGGTTCGCTGTTGGGCATCGTCGGCGGCATGTTCCACCTGTTCACCCACGCCTTCTTCAAGGCGCTGTTGTTCCTCGGCGCCGGCAGCGTGATGCACGCGATGGGCAACGTGATCGACATGCGGCGCTTCGGCGGTTTGCGGCAGGTGATGCCCTACACCCATTGGACGTTCTTGATCGGGTGCCTGGCACTGGCCGGCGTGCTGCCCTTTGCCGGCTTCTGGAGCAAGGACATGATCCTCGACGCCGTGCACGTGCGGGCTCACGACGGCGGGCTGTTCCAGTACCTGTATTGGGCCGCCGTGTTCACCGCCACCTTGACCGCTTTCTATACGTTCCGTGCATTCTTGATGACGTTCTACGGCGAAGAGCGCATTCCCGAAGAGGCCGGTCACCATGCCCACGAGTCGCCGCCGGCGATGACCATGCCGCTGGTCATCCTGGCCGTGTGCTCGGTCGTGGTGGGGGCCTATTTCGAGTGGACCCACGGCTTTGCCCATATGCTCGCGGCCGCGCCTTCGCTGGCCTTCGCCCCGATGGCCGACACGCCGCAGCCGGCGGGGCTGAACAAGGAAGTCGCGGCGACGAGCACGCTCGTGGCCCTGGCCGGGATCGGGCTGGCGATGTTCCTCTACCTGGGCGATCGCTCGCACGTCAAGACGCTCGGCCGTGTGCTGCAGCCGCTCTATCTCCTGTCCTACGGCAAATTCTTCTTCGACGAGATCTATGACCTGCTCGTGGTTTGGCCACTGCGGGTCCTGGCCGGCCTGAGCTATTTCCTCGACCGCGTGTTGATCGACGGCCTGGTGAATCTCGTGGCCCAAGTGCCGCGTGGGTTCGGCTGGGTGTTCCGCTCGCTGCAGACTGGCATGGTGCAGTTTTACGCTTTGGCGATGGTCCTGGGACTGCTGGTCCTGGCCGGCACGCTGCTGCTCTGGCCGGGGCCCTGA
- a CDS encoding NADH-quinone oxidoreductase subunit M has product MNLLLLSLVLPLIGAAVICALSAGGREVARMVALLAVLATLAAATVVVVRYPNAADSADVTWLSAGDGALDVRLSLGLDGLSVWMYGLSALLMLTSVLVGWNAIRERATSYYVLLLLLATGMLGVFAARDIILFYVFFEFTLIPLFFLIGVWGSEDRRYAAIKFFVYTLAGSVLTFLGLLTIVLWVQSHTGTMTFSISALQQAVTEHPIEPLRLQVLIFLALFAGFAVKVPLFPFHTWLPLAHVQAPTAGSVLLAGVLLKIGTYGFVRFSLPMLPDATAACMPYVLWLSVAGIIYGALVALAQSDMKRLIAYSSVSHLGFCMIGLFSLNKLGLQGGMLQMINHGLSTGALFALVGMLYERYHTREIAKLGGLASRMPVMAFFMVLMTMSSIGLPGLNGFAGEFLLLTGMFQRAWAEAPGAYQTQFLAIAVLSVTGVVLGAWYMLWLVQRVFFGPLVEKSLHEGDRPVHDLTVREVAALLPLTVFIVWIGVQPQFFIDKMTPAVDPLAAQLGPRVMEQLGQPATATVAEQRELPLSVAADR; this is encoded by the coding sequence ATGAACCTGTTGTTACTGAGCCTGGTGCTGCCACTGATCGGCGCCGCGGTGATTTGTGCCTTGTCGGCCGGGGGCCGAGAGGTGGCACGGATGGTTGCCTTGTTGGCGGTGTTGGCGACGCTGGCTGCGGCCACGGTCGTCGTGGTTCGCTATCCGAACGCGGCCGATTCGGCCGACGTGACGTGGCTGTCGGCGGGCGACGGCGCGCTCGACGTCCGGCTCAGCCTGGGCCTCGACGGCCTCAGCGTGTGGATGTATGGGCTGTCGGCCCTGCTGATGCTGACATCGGTGCTGGTCGGCTGGAACGCAATCCGCGAACGGGCCACGAGCTATTACGTGCTGTTGTTGCTTTTGGCCACGGGCATGCTCGGCGTGTTCGCGGCCCGCGACATCATCCTGTTCTATGTGTTTTTCGAGTTCACGCTGATCCCGCTGTTCTTCCTGATCGGCGTCTGGGGCAGCGAAGACCGCCGCTACGCGGCGATCAAGTTCTTCGTCTACACCCTGGCCGGCAGCGTGCTGACATTCTTGGGATTGCTGACCATTGTGCTGTGGGTTCAAAGCCACACCGGCACAATGACCTTTTCGATCTCCGCGCTGCAGCAGGCCGTAACCGAACATCCGATCGAACCCTTGCGGCTGCAGGTGCTGATCTTCCTGGCGTTGTTTGCCGGGTTCGCCGTCAAGGTGCCGCTGTTTCCGTTTCACACGTGGCTGCCGCTGGCCCATGTGCAGGCGCCGACCGCCGGCAGCGTGCTGCTGGCCGGCGTGCTGCTGAAAATCGGCACCTATGGCTTCGTCCGGTTCAGCCTGCCGATGCTGCCCGACGCCACGGCCGCGTGCATGCCGTACGTCCTGTGGTTGTCGGTGGCGGGGATCATTTACGGGGCGCTGGTGGCCCTGGCCCAAAGCGACATGAAGCGGCTGATCGCCTATTCCAGCGTCAGCCACTTGGGTTTCTGCATGATCGGCCTGTTTTCGCTCAACAAGCTGGGTCTGCAGGGCGGCATGCTCCAGATGATCAATCACGGCCTGTCGACCGGGGCCTTGTTCGCCCTGGTCGGCATGCTCTACGAGCGCTATCACACCCGCGAGATCGCCAAGCTGGGCGGGCTGGCCAGCCGCATGCCCGTCATGGCGTTTTTCATGGTGCTGATGACGATGTCGAGCATCGGCCTGCCGGGGCTCAATGGGTTCGCCGGCGAGTTCTTGCTGTTGACCGGCATGTTCCAGCGGGCCTGGGCCGAAGCGCCGGGTGCTTACCAGACTCAGTTTCTGGCCATCGCGGTGCTGAGCGTGACGGGCGTCGTGCTGGGGGCCTGGTACATGCTGTGGCTTGTGCAACGCGTGTTCTTTGGCCCGCTCGTGGAAAAGTCGCTGCACGAGGGGGACCGCCCCGTGCACGATCTGACCGTGCGCGAAGTGGCCGCGCTGTTGCCGCTGACAGTGTTCATTGTCTGGATCGGTGTCCAGCCGCAGTTCTTCATCGACAAGATGACGCCGGCGGTCGATCCTTTGGCCGCGCAACTGGGGCCGCGCGTGATGGAACAGTTGGGTCAACCGGCCACCGCGACGGTCGCCGAACAGCGCGAGCTGCCACTGTCCGTCGCTGCCGATCGATAA
- a CDS encoding sigma 54-interacting transcriptional regulator, whose product MTRSPIKPMQLRRLFDELPEPCFAVDDRGRIAWCNRACADLFGLAPDALVGIACRYDASGSASVVEQANSPRSPEAIGVLLCPPPDVPEQGVVVRRLPLARPGGEVAACRATFLALGRSAWSAGRWESQAAGEIVVFGWLTALPTAAADESATLIPLAAVLHDQLLQLRTARAVSQAAIELGPSRWAARLRAQLAAAARCEAPVAFVGPEGSGRTQLAAALHAARFPTVDAQRLTIDCARMPAEQIRAALAQLITAGRRGRSLRGTLLLADVEHLPAEIQAELEHVLDDERLGLCPVVTSAKALEELADSGQFRAALAMTLATLSIVVVPLSRRREDIPLLAQQALEARNEPGGKQLAGLVPAAMERLIAYDWPGQWRELDAAMAHAHDQAAGTWVQPGDLPEQLRTGAAQPKSMRQEQPLALDAFLVEVETELLRRAMARAKGNKAKAARLLGMTRPRLYRRLVQLGLESPSDESGPGE is encoded by the coding sequence ATGACCCGCTCGCCGATCAAACCGATGCAGCTCCGGCGACTATTCGACGAGCTGCCTGAGCCGTGCTTTGCCGTCGATGATCGGGGACGGATTGCCTGGTGCAACCGGGCCTGTGCCGATTTGTTCGGACTAGCCCCCGACGCGCTCGTCGGCATCGCCTGCCGTTACGATGCCAGCGGTAGCGCAAGCGTGGTCGAGCAGGCCAATTCTCCCAGGTCGCCGGAGGCCATCGGGGTCCTGCTTTGCCCGCCGCCCGACGTGCCGGAGCAAGGGGTCGTGGTTCGCAGGCTGCCGCTCGCAAGGCCGGGGGGCGAGGTCGCGGCATGCCGCGCCACGTTCTTGGCGCTGGGGCGTTCGGCATGGAGCGCCGGGCGCTGGGAGTCGCAAGCGGCGGGCGAGATCGTCGTGTTCGGCTGGCTTACGGCGCTGCCCACGGCCGCCGCCGACGAGTCGGCGACCTTGATCCCCCTGGCCGCAGTTTTGCACGATCAACTGCTGCAGTTGCGAACCGCGCGCGCAGTCTCCCAGGCGGCGATCGAGTTGGGGCCGTCGCGCTGGGCTGCGCGGCTGCGAGCCCAGCTTGCCGCTGCCGCACGTTGCGAGGCGCCGGTCGCCTTCGTCGGGCCCGAGGGCAGCGGGCGGACGCAGTTGGCCGCGGCGCTGCACGCCGCACGGTTTCCCACAGTCGACGCGCAACGGCTCACGATCGACTGCGCGCGCATGCCGGCCGAGCAAATCCGCGCGGCGCTTGCGCAATTGATCACCGCCGGCCGCCGCGGGCGATCGCTGCGCGGCACTTTGCTGCTGGCCGATGTTGAGCACCTGCCGGCCGAAATTCAGGCTGAGCTCGAGCATGTTCTCGACGACGAGCGGCTCGGCCTGTGTCCGGTGGTCACGTCGGCCAAGGCCTTGGAGGAACTGGCCGACTCGGGACAATTCCGCGCCGCCCTGGCGATGACCCTGGCGACGCTTTCGATCGTCGTGGTACCGCTGTCGCGGCGGCGCGAGGACATCCCGCTCTTGGCCCAGCAGGCGCTCGAAGCGCGCAACGAGCCGGGCGGCAAGCAGTTGGCCGGTCTCGTGCCGGCCGCGATGGAGCGCCTGATCGCGTACGACTGGCCGGGCCAATGGCGCGAACTCGACGCCGCGATGGCCCACGCTCATGACCAGGCGGCGGGCACCTGGGTTCAACCCGGCGATCTGCCGGAGCAACTGCGAACGGGCGCCGCGCAACCCAAGTCGATGCGCCAGGAGCAGCCGTTGGCCTTGGATGCATTTCTGGTCGAGGTCGAAACCGAGCTTTTGCGGCGAGCAATGGCGCGGGCCAAGGGCAACAAGGCCAAGGCAGCACGCCTGTTGGGCATGACGCGACCGCGCCTTTACCGGCGGCTGGTGCAATTGGGTCTCGAGTCGCCGTCCGACGAAAGCGGGCCAGGCGAGTGA